The following DNA comes from Lentibacillus sp. Marseille-P4043.
CATCGGTAATCAAAACAACTCCCTCCGCACCCTTAATTCGATGCATGAGCCGAACGATGGCAGGGTGTAAGTGAATATGATCGACAATGGCTTGGAGGCTCACATGAGATTCTTCAAATGCAGCAACTACAATTCCAGGATCCCGATGATGAATTGGTCGCATCCCATTAAAACAATGGGTGACATGGCTCGCTCCTTTAGAAAAAGCTTCCTTTGCTTCTTCATATGTAGCATCAGAATGGGCAATAGAAACGATGATTCCCCTTTCTTTTAAAAACTCGACCATCTCCATTCCACCTGGCAGCTCAGGCGCGATTGTAACCATCTTGACGAGTGAACCTGTCTCTTTTAGAACCTCTTCCATTTCTTCTATATTTGGATGCCGCAGATACAACTCATTTTGCATCCCTTTTCGTTTCACGTTTAGGTACGGGCCTTCTAGATGAATACCTTCAATTTTGGCACCTGACTCACTACCAATCGCTTTTTTAACGTTCTGAATCATATCCATTAAATCTTCTGTTGACGAGGTTACAGATGTAACAAGAAAAGATGTGCAACCTGTCTTTGCGCAGGTTTTAGAGACCTCAAGAATACTTTCTACAGTACCGTCCATCATATCAGCACCATGCGCACCATGAATATGAACATCAATCATTCCTGGTATTAACGTTTGCCCTTGCGCATCTATTACTTGATAATCTTCTGGAATCTCTGAATTCATGTGACTATCAATCTTTTGAATTTGTCCATCTTCTATCCACACAGCACCTGATATGATTTCATTCTTTGTGATGACCTTGGCATTAAGAATGACCTTTTTCATTAATCTTTTCTCCTCTCTATTTTAAACAATTAGCCCATCAATTATGGGGGCATTTAGTGTAGGAAGAGACTGACTCTTTTTCTAAAAAGGGACTGCCTCCTAGTTCTGCCCCTCACCCCAACAAATCCCGTATATCCTCTTCCGTTAACCGGTTGAGTCGTTCGTCTTTTGGATCGATGACTTGCTCGATCAAATGCCGCTTCCTTTCTTGTAATTCATTCATCTTTTCCTCAATTGTCCCTTTGGCTACCAACTTGATAACCTGAACCGCTTGCTTTTGACCGATACGATGGGCGCGGTCAGCTGCTTGCTCTTCGACGGCAGGATTCCACCAGCTATCATAAAAAATAACGGTGTCTGCCCCAGTTAAATTAAGCCCAGTCCCACCCGCTTTTAAGGAAATTAGAAAGATATCCCGTTGACCGGCATTATAACTGTTACATAATGCCACTCTTTCCGCTGCCGGCGTCTGTCCATCCAAGTAATAATATGGGATTCCTTGAAAAGCGATTTTCTGCCCAATAAGCTGCAGCATCTTGGTAAATTGGGAAAAAATCAACACGCGTCGTCCAGTTTGCCTCGCTTCTTCGATAATCCGCATCAGCTGTTCAAATTTTGCCGAAGACCCTTCATATCCATCGACAAATAATCCTGGA
Coding sequences within:
- the nagA gene encoding N-acetylglucosamine-6-phosphate deacetylase, translated to MKKVILNAKVITKNEIISGAVWIEDGQIQKIDSHMNSEIPEDYQVIDAQGQTLIPGMIDVHIHGAHGADMMDGTVESILEVSKTCAKTGCTSFLVTSVTSSTEDLMDMIQNVKKAIGSESGAKIEGIHLEGPYLNVKRKGMQNELYLRHPNIEEMEEVLKETGSLVKMVTIAPELPGGMEMVEFLKERGIIVSIAHSDATYEEAKEAFSKGASHVTHCFNGMRPIHHRDPGIVVAAFEESHVSLQAIVDHIHLHPAIVRLMHRIKGAEGVVLITDALQAMYMGDGDYEFGGHQVTVRNGEARLADGTLASSTVTMNEALRKAVDSGIPLAEAVYMASTAPANILGLQRKGRISPQADADLVLIDSECNVLWTMIEGQIIH